A genomic window from Gossypium hirsutum isolate 1008001.06 chromosome D12, Gossypium_hirsutum_v2.1, whole genome shotgun sequence includes:
- the LOC107939255 gene encoding 2-hydroxy-6-oxononadienedioate/2-hydroxy-6-oxononatrienedioate hydrolase has protein sequence MRHSKLSRYFSFTASRDWFYRYSFGNAGLRSIRTDLGEGTVMHCWVPKCHNASRPNLLLVHGFGANAMWQYGEHLRHFTSRFNVYVPDLIFFGESYTTRSERTESFQAQSLMKLMEAHGVPRMSLVGISYGGFVGYSMAAQFPEKMEKLVLCCAGVCLEEKDLEEGLFNVSDLNEALSILLPQTPERLRDLIKFSFVKPIGKWVPSFFLSDFIDVMCTDHLKEKRELLVAILEDRKLSNIPKITQSLLIIWGEEDKIFPLELGYRLKRHVGEEAKIVVIKNAGHAVNIEKSKDFMKHLKSFLFDSLTPHRPPSLLPLFDSLWS, from the exons ATGCGCCATTCCAAGTTGTCAAGGTACTTCAGCTTCACGGCGTCTCGCGATTGGTTCTACCGTTATTCGTTCGGCAATGCAGGCCTTCGTTCGATCAGGACTGATCTCGGCGAAGGCACCGTCATGCACTGTTGGGTACCAAAATGCCACAACGCTTCCAGGCCCAATCTCCTCCTTGTTCACGGattcggtgccaatgccatgtggCAATACGGTGAGCATCTCCGCCACTTCACATCTCGATTCAACGTCTATGTGCCGGACCTTATCTTCTTCGGTGAATCCTACACGACGAGAAGCGAGCGGACGGAGTCGTTCCAGGCTCAATCGTTGATGAAACTGATGGAGGCGCACGGAGTGCCAAGAATGAGCTTGGTAGGCATAAGCTACGGCGGGTTCGTGGGGTACAGTATGGCGGCACAGTTTCCAGAGAAAATGGAGAAGTTGGTGTTGTGCTGCGCTGGGGTTTGCTTAGAGGAGAAGGATTTGGAAGAGGGTTTATTTAATGTATCGGATTTGAATGaggctttgagtattttgttgCCACAGACGCCTGAGAGACTGAGGGACCTGATTAAATTTTCCTTCGTCAAGCCAATAGGCAAGTGGGTGCCAAGCTTTTTTCTCTCAGATTTCATTGAT GTAATGTGTACAGACCATCTTAAAGAGAAAAGAGAGCTGCTAGTGGCAATACTAGAAGATAGAAAACTCAGCAACATTCCTAAGATCACACAG AGCCTATTGATAATATGGGGAGAAGAAGATAAGATATTCCCATTGGAACTTGGCTACAGATTAAAAAG GCATGTGGGGGAAGAGGCTAAGATTGTAGTGATTAAGAATGCAGGGCATGCTGTAAACATAGAAAAGTCAAAGGATTTCATGAAGCACTTAAAATCTTTCCTTTTTGATTCTCTAACACCTCATCGTCCCCCTTCCCTTTTACCCCTTTTCGATTCTTTATGGTCCTAG
- the LOC107929102 gene encoding chaperone protein dnaJ A6, chloroplastic, with product MATAIPCGNTVVTGLRPRLLSSLNTNKWRISQARVSTEIGALSFSSSSIFPQNLTHLLFNSWSPKIPYHHLARRLIVKAARDYYSILGVSKNGSKSDIKSAYRKLARNYHPDVNKEAGAEQKFKEISEAYEVLSDDEKRSIYDRYGKDGFKGSTMDMGDFSNPFDLFSSLFDMDIRNRGARNMAADGEDLICNLVLTFKEAVFGVEKEIDVSRLDNCTTCDGSGAKPGTKAYTCTTCGGQGQVVSSSRTPLGVFQQVMTCSACSGTGETFTPCNKCGGDGRERKSKKISLKVPAGVDSGSRLRVRSEGNAGKRGGAPGDLFVVIEVIPDPVLKRDDTNILYTCKISYIDAILGTTVKVPTVDGSADLKIPAGVQPGTTLVMSKKGVPLLNKGKMRGDQLVRVQVEIPRQLSDEERRLVEELANLKKTKTLNGSRR from the exons ATGGCGACGGCTATACCTTGTGGAAACACAGTGGTGACTGGGCTTCGACCGCGGCTTTTGTCAAGCTTGAATACCAACAAATGGCGGATATCTCAAGCGCG TGTTTCAACTGAGATAGGAGCGTTATCATTTTCAAGTTCAAGCATTTTTCCTCAAAATTTGACGCATTTGTTATTCAATTCATGGTCACCTAAAATCCCATATCACCACTTGGCAAGGCGTCTGATTGTCAAAGCTGCTCGG GACTACTATTCCATCCTTGGAGTATCTAAAAATGGCAGCAAATCAGACATAAAAAGCG CTTATCGAAAACTCGCCAGGAATTATCATCCTGATGTGAACAA GGAAGCAGGAGCTGAACAGAAATTTAAGGAGATTAGTGAAGCTTATGAG GTCTTGTCAGATGATGAGAAGCGTTCTATATACGACAGATATGGTAAAGATGGTTTTAAAGGTTCTACTATGGACATGGGG GACTTTAGCAATCCATTTGATCTATTTAGCTCATTATTCGACATGGACATCAGAAATAGAGGTGCTAGAAATATGGCCGCAGATGGCGAAGATCTAATTTGCAATCTAGTATTGACTTTCAAGGAAGCTGTCTTTGGGGTAGAAAAAGAGATCGATGTGTCCAGGCTTGACAACTGTACAACCTGTGATGGTTCAGGTGCAAAGCCAGGGACCAAGGCATATACTTGCACCACATGTGGTGGGCAAGGGCAAGTTGTCTCATCATCAAGGACTCCACTGGGTGTCTTCCAGCAGGTAATGACATGTTCTGCCTGTAGTGGGACTGGGGAAACATTCACTCCTTGTAACAAATGTGGCGGCGATGGAAGAGAAAGGAAATCAAAGAAGATTAGCCTGAAGGTGCCTGCTGGGGTTGATTCCGGTAGTCGGTTGAGGGTCAGATCAGAGGGCAATGCTGGAAAGAGAGGGGGTGCTCCTGGTGATCTTTTTGTCGTCATTGAAGTGATCCCAGACCCTGTACTGAAACGGGATGACACGAACATTCTCTATACATGCAAGATTTCATACATTGATGCAATCTTGGGGACAACAGTGAAGGTACCAACAGTTGATGGATCGGCCGATCTTAAAATCCCTGCCGGTGTCCAGCCTGGAACAACCTTGGTGATGTCAAAGAAAGGAGTGCCGTTGCTGAACAAAGGCAAAATGAGGGGGGACCAATTAGTGAGAGTGCAGGTGGAAATCCCAAGGCAGCTAAGTGATGAAGAAAGGAGGCTTGTTGAAGAACTAGCCAACCTGAAGAAAACCAAGACTTTGAATGGTAGCAGGAGATAA
- the LOC107929108 gene encoding outer envelope protein 64, mitochondrial, with protein sequence MSKTINLIKANASNPKVWIVAGITVAGILLLADTTRRRRRKAIIIQRQDFGAFLERFDLIPFPQPPTPPAKLPLQGLTFAIKDIFDVKGYVTGFGNPDWRRTHEPSDKMALVLTALLQNGAKCVGKTVMDELAFGITGENKHYGTPINPKVQSNIPGGSSSGSAVAVAAEFVDFALGTDTIGCIRLPASFCGILGFRPSHQAVSTIGLIPNSQSLDTIGWFARDPSVLRRVGHVLLKVKAVEPKRERRLVFADDLFQLSKVTKQKTVYVVSKAIEKLSGYQPPQHINFSQYVASNVPSLKAFGQNSSNLQYGISALKALSSVMVSLQSYEFKTNHEEWVKNVKPRLGPEISHRVLAAINTKYENVKVLYKVGTEMRAALQSLLKDDGILVIPTIVDPPPKLNSMKDYSTEFHDRACAVLSIASMSGGCQACVPLGNDAGCPVSVSFVSCHGADKFLLDAVLDMYASLQDQVSIAFKSALLPDVNGNMDASQW encoded by the exons ATGTCAAAAACCATTAATCTAATAAAAGCCAACGCTTCTAACCCTAAGGTTTGGATTGTGGCGGGAATTACAGTGGCCGGAATCCTACTTCTGGCTGACACCACtagaaggaggaggaggaaagcTATCATCATCCAAAGACAAGATTTTGGCGCTTTCTTGGAACGCTTCGACTTAATCCCTTTCCCCCAGCCGCCAACTCCTCCCGCCAAACTTCCATTACAAGGTCTTACATTTGCCATCAAGGACAT ATTTGATGTAAAAGGTTACGTAACGGGGTTTGGGAATCCCGATTGGCGTAGAACACATGAGCCGTCTGATAAGATGGCGCTGGTGCTTACTGCTTTGTTGCAAAACGGTGCTAAATGTGTTGGCAAGACAGTCATGGACGAACTGGCTTTTGG AATAACGGGGGAAAATAAGCATTATGGAACACCTATAAATCCCAAAGTGCAGTCAAATATTCCAGGAGGTTCTTCAAGTGGTTCTGCTGTGGCGGTTGCAGCTGAATTTGTGGACTTTGCTCTAG GTACTGATACAATTGGCTGCATTAGACTTCCGGCATCCTTCTGTGGTATTCTTGGCTTCCGTCCATCTCATCAAGCTGTATCTACTATTGGGCTTATTCCAAATTCCCAAAGTTTGGATACTATTG GATGGTTTGCTCGTGATCCATCTGTTCTACGCCGTGTTGGACATGTTCTACTTAAAGTAAAAGCAGTGGAACCTAAAAGGGAAAGGCGCCTTGTGTTTGCTGATGATCTATTCCAGCTTTCAAAGGTTACCAAGCAGAAGACAGTTTATGTTGTTAGCAAAGCAATAGAAAAGCTTTCTGGTT ACCAGCCTCCCCAGCATATTAATTTTTCTCAGTATGTTGCTTCAAATGTGCCCAGTCTAAAAGCTTTTGGTCAAAATTCCTCAAACCTGCAATATGGAATTTCTGCTTTGAAAGCTCTTTCATCAGTGATGGTGTCATTGCAAAG CTATGAGTTCAAAACAAACCATGAGGAATGGGTTAAAAATGTTAAACCAAGACTAGGACCTGAGATTTCTCATCGTGTTCTTGCAGCAATCAACACTAAATATGAGAACGTGAAAGTTTTGTACAAAGTCGGGACAGAGATGCGCGCTGCTCTGCAAAGTCTTCTTAAG GATGATGGAATATTAGTGATTCCCACAATTGTGGACCCTCCACCAAAGCTTAATTCAATGAAAGATTATTCCACTGAGTTTCATGATAGAGCCTGTGCAGTATTGAGCATTGCTAGCATGTCAGGGGGCTGTCAG GCTTGTGTTCCATTAGGAAATGATGCTGGTTGTCCTGTTTCTGTTTCGTTTGTCTCGTGCCATGGAGCAGACAAATTTCTTCTTGATGCAGTTTTGGATATGTATGCATCTCTGCAAGACCAAGTCAGCATTGCATTCAAGTCCGCGCTATTGCCTGATGTCAATGGTAATATGGATGCTTCTCAATGGTGA